From Sporichthyaceae bacterium, the proteins below share one genomic window:
- a CDS encoding RidA family protein, which produces MQRREINPTDWLQGFGINHGIEVTGAARVLYLSGQTSNDPDGAPLHPKDLVAQFGTAWSNLKDALSAADMTPVNIVRLNIYTTDVPGFMAQAGELVPIFAGDGCKPVCTLLGVAALFEPEIMVELEATAVA; this is translated from the coding sequence CCCGACGGACTGGCTGCAGGGGTTTGGTATCAACCACGGCATCGAGGTGACCGGTGCGGCGCGGGTGCTGTACCTGTCCGGTCAGACGTCGAACGATCCGGACGGGGCGCCCTTGCACCCCAAAGATCTGGTTGCTCAGTTCGGCACAGCTTGGTCGAACCTCAAGGACGCACTGTCGGCCGCGGACATGACGCCGGTGAACATCGTGCGGCTGAACATCTACACCACGGACGTGCCCGGGTTCATGGCGCAGGCCGGGGAGCTGGTTCCCATCTTTGCCGGTGACGGCTGCAAGCCGGTCTGCACGCTGCTGGGCGTCGCCGCCCTGTTCGAGCCGGAGATCATGGTCGAGCTGGAGGCGACTGCGGTCGCGTAG